One window of the Vigna radiata var. radiata cultivar VC1973A unplaced genomic scaffold, Vradiata_ver6 scaffold_406, whole genome shotgun sequence genome contains the following:
- the LOC106778362 gene encoding uncharacterized protein LOC106778362 codes for MTSSGLDHRWTKRSQRTVDKGPKGSHLQELEVNDLEQELEKEKAKTRSKKSTADDGFQSAGCPQAATDDAFVSPVRLSAEEGGGMSNNEEGPLSPDAPGGMADKQSQLRTYVRIGSRRRVKSKALRTPYTGNV; via the exons ATGACAAGTTCCGGATTGGACCATCGCTGGACCAAG CGCTCTCAACGAACGGTTGACAAAGGACCAAAGGGAAGTCATCTCCAAGAGTTGGAGGTGAATGACTTAGAGCAAGAATTGGAGAAAGAGAAGGCCAAAACAAGAAGTAAAAAGTCAACTGCAGATGACGGTTTTCAGAGTGCTGGATGTCCACAAGCAGCAACTGACGATGCATTCGTTTCACCTGTTCGTTTGTCGGCCGAGGAAGGGGGTGGAATGAGTAACAATGAAGAAGGTCCATTGTCGCCAGATGCACCAGGTGGAATGGCTGACAAGCAATCACAGTTGAGGACTTATGTTAGGATTGGTTCAAGAAGAAGAGTTAAGAGCAAAGCACTTAGGACACCTTACACAGGAAATGTATGA